A window of Candidatus Poribacteria bacterium contains these coding sequences:
- a CDS encoding HAD family hydrolase — translation MKDIRALVFDFGGTLDGNGIHWLERAYQFIHERCPEITREAFDEADRATITEFALGDSSVEWSYQDGSMLPVGAVASEYAARCSLRETTEAIAVGIYKRLGLSEKMKDEYVEWFCEGATKSLTENRRWLETLHGTYRLAVISNNFGNTRGWCDEYGLSPLLDVIIDSTVLGIAKPDARIFEAALSGLSVAPNQAIYVGDSYSADMVGGKNAGLWTAWLMGDQMKPCPDPSMVDVRLSHLHELTGFLEEK, via the coding sequence ATGAAGGACATTCGTGCGTTGGTATTCGATTTCGGTGGAACTTTAGATGGAAATGGCATTCATTGGTTGGAACGGGCATACCAGTTTATCCACGAACGGTGTCCTGAAATTACGCGTGAAGCGTTTGACGAAGCGGATAGAGCGACAATAACAGAATTCGCACTCGGTGATTCTTCTGTTGAATGGTCTTACCAAGATGGTTCAATGTTACCTGTCGGTGCGGTGGCGTCTGAATATGCGGCGCGCTGTTCTTTGCGGGAGACGACCGAGGCGATTGCGGTCGGAATTTATAAGCGGCTCGGGTTGAGCGAGAAAATGAAGGATGAATACGTCGAATGGTTTTGCGAGGGTGCGACGAAAAGTCTCACAGAGAATCGGAGGTGGCTCGAAACACTTCACGGCACCTATCGACTCGCTGTGATTAGTAATAACTTCGGAAACACCCGCGGATGGTGCGATGAATATGGACTATCACCGCTGCTGGATGTGATTATAGATTCGACGGTTTTGGGTATAGCGAAGCCGGACGCTCGCATATTTGAAGCGGCTTTGTCGGGATTGAGCGTTGCGCCGAATCAAGCAATCTACGTAGGAGATAGTTATTCCGCAGATATGGTTGGCGGTAAGAATGCTGGCTTATGGACTGCGTGGCTTATGGGAGATCAGATGAAACCGTGTCCAGATCCTTCTATGGTAGATGTTCGGCTCTCTCATCTACACGAATTGACCGGTTTTCTGGAGGAAAAATAA
- the lexA gene encoding transcriptional repressor LexA, with the protein MAKSLTGRQREIFTYIQTRIKEGYPPTIREIGRQFGFSEKAAHDHLNALEKKKYISREDGKPRAISILKEADPKLATSKWLEGQNANLALAEVSRDVIEIPIFGRVAAGDPLLASQNIEGTLPMPTRMLNDYECFALRITGSSMVGVGILDGDFVIVRRQSNADPGDIVVVLVEDEATVKRFFIDGDRVRLQPENPAIEPSTFDVTDVMILGKVIGLHREM; encoded by the coding sequence ATGGCAAAGAGCTTGACAGGTAGACAACGCGAGATCTTTACCTATATTCAGACGCGTATCAAGGAAGGCTACCCACCCACAATTCGCGAGATAGGTCGCCAATTTGGCTTTTCTGAAAAGGCGGCACATGACCATCTCAACGCACTTGAGAAGAAAAAGTACATTAGCCGGGAAGATGGTAAACCACGCGCAATTTCCATTTTGAAAGAGGCAGATCCGAAACTCGCAACCAGCAAATGGCTGGAAGGACAGAACGCAAATCTGGCTTTGGCAGAAGTATCACGAGATGTTATAGAGATCCCGATCTTTGGACGTGTGGCAGCAGGCGATCCACTCCTCGCATCGCAGAATATTGAAGGAACGCTTCCAATGCCAACGCGCATGCTTAACGATTACGAGTGCTTCGCGCTCCGCATCACCGGATCGAGCATGGTTGGTGTCGGAATTCTGGACGGTGATTTTGTCATTGTTAGAAGACAATCAAACGCCGACCCCGGTGATATTGTCGTCGTGCTCGTTGAGGACGAAGCAACCGTGAAACGGTTCTTTATTGACGGCGATCGAGTCCGGTTACAACCGGAGAATCCTGCGATTGAACCGAGCACCTTCGATGTCACGGACGTGATGATACTCGGTAAAGTCATCGGTCTTCATCGAGAAATGTAG
- a CDS encoding redoxin domain-containing protein produces MIIVSVISAISVGFAKEEAEKVKLDTAVKNFTLKDAGGTPHALYKLSEEKPATVVLFLATQCPIATDYAERIVALVETYDEKGVQFVGINSNKQEKVEEITEYSEKHGFEFPVLKDPENKIADYFGARRTPEVFLLDAERILRYAGAFDNSPKAPTKHYLRDALDLVITGKDIPKSAKKTRAVGCTIKRVRKTDVDRTP; encoded by the coding sequence ATGATAATTGTTTCGGTTATCAGTGCTATAAGTGTAGGATTTGCGAAAGAGGAAGCAGAGAAGGTTAAACTCGACACCGCCGTTAAGAACTTTACACTCAAGGATGCTGGTGGCACCCCTCATGCGCTGTATAAACTCAGTGAAGAGAAACCTGCCACAGTTGTTCTGTTCCTCGCTACGCAATGCCCAATCGCAACGGATTATGCGGAGCGAATCGTTGCCTTAGTCGAGACTTATGATGAAAAGGGCGTGCAATTTGTGGGAATAAATTCAAATAAACAGGAGAAGGTTGAAGAGATTACGGAATACAGTGAGAAGCACGGCTTTGAATTTCCTGTGCTAAAAGACCCGGAAAACAAAATTGCTGATTATTTCGGAGCGAGAAGAACACCAGAAGTCTTTCTTCTCGACGCGGAGCGTATTCTGCGTTACGCAGGAGCGTTTGACAACAGTCCAAAGGCACCTACGAAACACTACCTCCGAGACGCTCTGGATTTAGTCATCACCGGGAAGGATATTCCAAAATCAGCCAAGAAGACAAGAGCCGTCGGATGTACGATTAAGCGGGTTCGGAAAACGGATGTAGACAGGACTCCGTGA